One stretch of Nocardioides perillae DNA includes these proteins:
- a CDS encoding PLP-dependent aminotransferase family protein — MSATRVATLVAGFDRSPAYAGLAAAVRLAVGDGRIAVGTRLPSERELTAALGVSRTTVTRAYAALCEEGWAEARRGAGTFTRVPGGRARAFDRALVPRPGDEDAVDLNCAAPSAPPGLAEAHAAAAADLPAYLGGHGYFPAGLPVLQQAVAAAYDQQGLPTDPGQVLVTAGALSATAIVAHGLLGAGDRALVETPVYPNAVQAFRHAGARVLGAPVDPDGWDLDVVAAALRQAAPRTAYLIPDFQNPTGLLMDDAQREEYAAALRRTRTVAVVDEAHRALVLDDDLERAGMPAPFAVHSPDAITLGSASKSHWGGLRLGWVRAPRDLVDRLTRARLGVDLGAPVLEQLVLARLLGDDHEVAVEHRRRLRRQRDALVAAVARELPSWRTRVPQGGLALWCELPEPVATALAAEADQRGVVVAPGPTFAVEGGLGRFVRLPWTRPEAELELAVRRLAEAWARVAGGAGVGPGSAGRASRDGSGGPVMVA, encoded by the coding sequence GTGAGCGCCACCCGCGTGGCCACCCTCGTGGCGGGCTTCGACCGCTCCCCCGCCTACGCCGGTCTGGCCGCGGCGGTCCGGCTCGCCGTCGGTGACGGACGCATCGCCGTCGGGACCCGGCTGCCCAGCGAGCGGGAGCTGACCGCGGCACTCGGCGTCTCGCGCACGACGGTCACCCGGGCCTACGCGGCACTGTGCGAGGAGGGGTGGGCCGAGGCCCGCCGCGGGGCCGGCACCTTCACGCGGGTTCCGGGCGGCCGGGCCCGGGCCTTCGACCGCGCGCTGGTCCCGCGCCCGGGCGACGAGGACGCGGTCGACCTCAACTGCGCCGCGCCCTCGGCGCCGCCGGGTCTCGCCGAGGCCCACGCCGCCGCGGCGGCCGACCTCCCCGCCTACCTCGGCGGCCACGGCTACTTCCCCGCCGGCCTGCCGGTGCTGCAGCAGGCCGTCGCCGCCGCGTACGACCAGCAGGGCCTGCCGACCGACCCCGGGCAGGTGCTGGTCACGGCCGGCGCGCTGTCGGCCACCGCGATCGTGGCCCACGGCCTGCTCGGCGCGGGTGACCGCGCCCTCGTCGAGACGCCCGTCTACCCCAACGCCGTGCAGGCCTTCCGCCACGCCGGTGCCCGCGTGCTGGGCGCGCCGGTCGACCCCGACGGCTGGGACCTCGACGTCGTCGCCGCCGCGCTGCGCCAGGCGGCGCCGCGCACGGCCTACCTCATCCCCGACTTCCAGAACCCCACCGGGCTGCTGATGGACGACGCCCAGCGGGAGGAGTACGCCGCGGCGCTGCGGCGCACGCGCACCGTCGCGGTGGTCGACGAGGCGCACCGCGCCCTCGTGCTCGACGACGACCTCGAGCGCGCCGGGATGCCCGCGCCCTTCGCCGTGCACTCCCCCGACGCGATCACGCTCGGCAGCGCCAGCAAGAGCCACTGGGGCGGCCTGCGGCTGGGGTGGGTGCGGGCGCCGCGCGACCTCGTCGACCGGCTGACGCGGGCGCGGCTCGGCGTCGACCTCGGTGCTCCCGTGCTCGAGCAGCTGGTGCTGGCGCGGCTGCTCGGGGACGACCACGAGGTCGCCGTCGAGCACCGCCGACGCCTGCGGCGCCAGCGCGACGCACTGGTCGCCGCGGTCGCGCGCGAGCTCCCCTCCTGGCGCACCCGCGTGCCGCAGGGCGGGCTGGCGCTGTGGTGCGAGCTGCCCGAGCCGGTGGCGACGGCCCTGGCCGCGGAGGCCGACCAGCGCGGCGTCGTCGTCGCTCCCGGCCCGACCTTCGCCGTCGAGGGCGGCCTCGGCCGCTTCGTGCGCCTGCCGTGGACGCGCCCGGAGGCCGAGCTCGAGCTCGCCGTGCGCCGGCTCGCCGAGGCGTGGGCCCGCGTGGCGGGCGGGGCCGGCGTGGGACCCGGATCCGCGGGGCGCGCCTCGCGTGACGGCTCCGGCGGCCCGGTCATGGTGGCCTGA
- a CDS encoding 3-isopropylmalate dehydrogenase, whose protein sequence is MTSPASSTAPVPATGTVKLAVVPGDGIGPEVTAEALKVLEAAAPTGARFEPTRYDLGAERYLATGEVLPDSVLEEVRGHDAILLGAVGGKPGDPSLPPGILERGLLLRLRFELDHYVNLRPSRLFPGVTSPLADPGEVDFVVVREGTEGPYTGNGGALRVGTPAEVATEVSVNTAYGVERVVRDAFARAQRRPRKKLTLVHKTNVLVHAGAVWWRLVQEVAQEFPEVTVDYVHVDAAMIFLVTDPARFDVVVTDNLFGDIVTDLAAAVTGGIGLAASGNVNPDRTTPSMFEPVHGSAPDIAGQQVADPTAAILSAALLLDHLGHPEAAARVEAAVLADLAARTPGATRRTSEVGDAVAARVTG, encoded by the coding sequence GTGACCTCTCCCGCCTCGAGCACCGCACCCGTGCCCGCCACCGGCACTGTGAAGCTGGCCGTCGTCCCCGGCGACGGCATCGGCCCGGAGGTGACCGCGGAGGCCCTCAAGGTGCTGGAGGCGGCCGCGCCGACGGGCGCCCGGTTCGAGCCCACCCGCTACGACCTGGGCGCGGAGCGCTACCTCGCGACCGGCGAGGTGCTCCCCGATTCGGTGCTCGAGGAGGTCCGCGGCCACGACGCGATCCTCCTCGGCGCGGTCGGTGGCAAGCCCGGCGACCCGAGCCTGCCGCCGGGCATCCTCGAGCGCGGCCTGCTGCTGCGGCTGCGCTTCGAGCTCGACCACTACGTCAACCTGCGGCCGTCCCGGCTCTTCCCGGGTGTGACGAGCCCGCTGGCGGACCCGGGCGAGGTCGACTTCGTGGTGGTCCGCGAGGGCACCGAGGGCCCCTACACCGGCAACGGCGGCGCCCTGCGTGTCGGCACGCCCGCCGAGGTCGCCACCGAGGTCAGCGTCAACACCGCGTACGGCGTGGAGCGGGTCGTGCGCGACGCCTTCGCCCGCGCCCAGCGCCGCCCGCGCAAGAAGCTGACGCTGGTCCACAAGACCAACGTGCTCGTGCACGCGGGCGCCGTGTGGTGGCGGCTCGTGCAGGAGGTCGCGCAGGAGTTCCCCGAGGTCACCGTCGACTACGTCCACGTCGACGCCGCGATGATCTTCCTGGTCACCGACCCCGCCCGCTTCGACGTCGTCGTCACCGACAACCTCTTCGGCGACATCGTCACCGACCTGGCCGCCGCGGTCACCGGCGGCATCGGCCTGGCCGCGTCGGGCAACGTGAACCCCGACCGCACCACCCCGTCGATGTTCGAGCCCGTGCACGGCTCGGCGCCGGACATCGCCGGGCAGCAGGTGGCGGACCCGACCGCGGCCATCCTCTCCGCGGCGCTGCTCCTCGACCACCTCGGTCACCCCGAGGCGGCCGCCCGCGTCGAGGCGGCCGTCCTGGCCGACCTCGCCGCCCGCACCCCCGGCGCGACGCGCCGCACCAGCGAGGTCGGCGACGCCGTCGCCGCCCGCGTCACCGGCTAG
- a CDS encoding O-methyltransferase, with amino-acid sequence MSAPMELPGIVTRAFDVSRQAGYVSSCRNETGRLLAALAATRGGTLAEFGTGCGVGTAWLRSGVRDGARILTAELDECLAGAAARIFEDDPSVEVLAADWSTLHDRGPFSLLFLDAGQPADVRVEKVADLVEPGGLVVLDDFVPCASWPPITGGRVDVLREEWLTDERFTAVEVMVAPDAATVIATRR; translated from the coding sequence ATGAGCGCGCCGATGGAGCTGCCCGGCATCGTGACCCGAGCCTTCGACGTGTCGCGCCAGGCCGGCTACGTCTCCTCCTGCCGCAACGAGACCGGCCGGCTCCTCGCCGCGCTCGCCGCGACCCGCGGCGGCACGCTGGCGGAGTTCGGCACCGGCTGCGGCGTCGGCACGGCGTGGCTGCGCTCGGGGGTGCGCGACGGCGCCCGCATCCTCACCGCCGAGCTCGACGAGTGCCTGGCGGGAGCCGCGGCGCGGATATTCGAGGACGACCCGTCGGTGGAGGTGCTCGCCGCCGACTGGTCGACGCTGCACGACCGCGGGCCGTTCTCCCTGCTCTTCCTCGACGCCGGTCAGCCGGCCGACGTGCGCGTCGAGAAGGTGGCCGACCTGGTCGAGCCGGGTGGCCTCGTGGTCCTCGACGACTTCGTGCCGTGCGCGTCGTGGCCGCCGATCACCGGCGGCCGCGTCGACGTGCTGCGCGAGGAGTGGCTCACCGACGAGCGGTTCACGGCGGTCGAGGTCATGGTCGCCCCCGACGCCGCCACCGTCATCGCGACGAGGCGCTGA
- a CDS encoding metallophosphoesterase yields the protein MSGLLVGPVVPARADEPGTPTPTEATEPAGPTEPSEPSEPSEPTEPSEPSEPTEPADYRFLSSPDFLNGDVGDVTRSGSYRNGQPNSINDDYRDALRVVMDVFAAEQPDDVFVAGDLVEGHWGLDSSGTGTFGPVRTYPERVAAVRRAGRLYFRQWRSRFSARGLDVHAAVGDHELGDNPWARSGAPYPRFKHRAFGVFKDVFADHIVAPQGYRSRPAGPAHATAYAVRLHREVLLVTVDVFRRTDTGVVSQLDPRQLAWLERVLARAQLDGVDWTIVQGHTPVLGPVRQRASSGLYYSGGRTSPFWRTMRNRGVDLYLSGEVHEVTAIRRDGVTQVSHGGIFTSGGTNYLLGEVRGDRLALAAVDLVGRSGGPVGPQLWQTDARKTPSAFVTYDRSPVTTGTMVLGADRTVRTPGSGTLAPWESTTDKTEPPARAAR from the coding sequence GTGAGCGGCCTCCTGGTCGGCCCGGTCGTGCCGGCACGTGCCGACGAGCCAGGCACACCCACCCCCACCGAGGCTACCGAGCCGGCGGGACCCACCGAGCCCAGCGAGCCCAGCGAGCCCAGCGAGCCCACCGAACCCAGCGAACCCAGCGAGCCCACCGAGCCGGCCGACTACCGCTTCCTGTCATCGCCCGACTTCCTGAACGGCGATGTTGGGGACGTCACCCGGTCCGGGTCATACCGGAACGGGCAGCCCAACTCGATCAACGACGACTACCGGGACGCCTTACGCGTCGTGATGGACGTCTTCGCGGCAGAACAACCCGACGACGTCTTCGTGGCCGGGGACCTGGTCGAGGGCCACTGGGGCCTCGACAGCTCGGGCACAGGGACCTTCGGCCCCGTCCGGACATACCCGGAGAGGGTGGCGGCGGTACGCCGAGCCGGCCGCCTGTACTTCCGCCAGTGGCGCAGCCGGTTCTCGGCGCGCGGGCTCGACGTTCACGCTGCGGTGGGTGACCACGAGTTGGGCGACAACCCTTGGGCGCGCTCCGGCGCTCCGTACCCGCGCTTCAAGCACCGCGCATTCGGGGTCTTCAAGGACGTGTTCGCGGACCACATCGTCGCGCCGCAGGGCTATCGCTCGCGGCCAGCGGGGCCTGCGCATGCGACCGCGTACGCCGTCCGGCTTCACCGCGAGGTCCTCCTGGTCACCGTCGACGTCTTCCGTCGCACCGACACGGGCGTGGTGTCGCAGCTGGATCCGCGGCAGTTGGCCTGGCTCGAACGGGTGCTTGCGCGCGCCCAACTCGACGGGGTCGACTGGACCATCGTGCAGGGTCACACTCCCGTACTGGGACCTGTGCGCCAGCGGGCCTCGTCCGGTCTGTACTACTCCGGCGGCCGAACCTCGCCGTTCTGGCGGACGATGCGCAACCGCGGCGTGGACCTGTACCTCTCCGGGGAGGTCCACGAGGTGACGGCGATCCGGCGAGACGGGGTGACCCAGGTCAGCCACGGTGGCATCTTCACGTCTGGTGGCACCAACTACCTCCTCGGCGAAGTGCGCGGGGACCGGCTTGCGCTCGCCGCCGTAGACCTTGTCGGGAGGTCAGGCGGGCCCGTCGGCCCACAACTGTGGCAGACCGACGCCCGTAAGACGCCCTCGGCTTTCGTGACCTATGACAGGTCGCCGGTGACCACGGGGACGATGGTGCTCGGCGCTGACCGCACTGTGCGCACGCCGGGGAGCGGCACGTTGGCACCATGGGAGTCCACGACCGACAAGACGGAACCACCTGCCCGCGCGGCTCGCTAG
- a CDS encoding acyl-CoA thioesterase domain-containing protein → MSAADDVVDAHDAEEAAGRPAAFFTSPDGRWFAPTALARGPWDADSCHAGPPTGLLARASAHALPDQPLVRLTVDLVRPVPMAGFAVEAEVTRAGRSVSTTLVRLLAADGRELLSARGLHVASYAEGLGSVPTAPVAGPVLADAVPGPFPIGRTLHGLPCFTDAVETAYPPGHDGSPGPTTLWLRAPRLLAGEDPSPFQRICPLADCGNAVSRNEDVARLGFLNADLTVALHRRPEGEWFASESVSHWHADGLGMSDSVLHDVHGPVGRAVQTLLLRPLG, encoded by the coding sequence GTGAGCGCGGCTGACGACGTGGTCGACGCGCACGACGCGGAGGAGGCCGCCGGGCGACCGGCGGCCTTCTTCACGTCCCCCGACGGTCGCTGGTTCGCGCCGACCGCGCTCGCCCGCGGGCCGTGGGACGCCGACAGCTGCCACGCCGGACCACCCACCGGGCTGCTGGCCCGGGCCTCCGCGCACGCGCTGCCCGACCAGCCGCTGGTGCGGCTGACGGTCGACCTCGTCCGGCCGGTGCCCATGGCGGGCTTCGCCGTCGAGGCCGAGGTGACGCGCGCGGGTCGCAGCGTCTCGACCACGCTCGTGCGCCTCCTCGCGGCCGACGGGCGCGAGCTGCTGAGCGCCCGCGGCCTGCACGTCGCGTCGTACGCCGAGGGGCTGGGGTCCGTGCCCACCGCACCCGTGGCGGGGCCCGTGCTCGCCGACGCCGTGCCCGGGCCGTTCCCCATCGGCCGCACGCTGCACGGCCTGCCGTGCTTCACCGACGCGGTCGAGACGGCCTACCCACCGGGCCACGACGGCTCGCCGGGGCCCACGACGCTGTGGCTGCGCGCGCCGCGGCTGCTCGCCGGAGAGGACCCCTCGCCCTTCCAGCGGATCTGCCCGCTCGCCGACTGCGGCAACGCGGTCTCGCGCAACGAGGACGTCGCTCGCCTCGGCTTCCTCAACGCCGACCTCACCGTCGCGCTGCACCGCCGGCCCGAGGGGGAGTGGTTCGCCTCGGAGTCGGTCTCGCACTGGCACGCCGACGGGCTCGGCATGTCCGACTCCGTGCTCCACGACGTGCACGGCCCCGTCGGACGTGCCGTGCAGACGCTGCTGCTGCGACCGCTCGGCTGA
- the serA gene encoding phosphoglycerate dehydrogenase, whose protein sequence is MTKPVVLIAEELSPATVEALGPDFEIRHCDGADRAALLPALAGVDAVLVRSATKVDAEALAAADRLKVVARAGVGLDNVDVKAATQAGVMVVNAPTSNIVSAAELAVALMLAAARNVSPAHAALKDGEWKRSKYTGTELYEKTVGIVGLGRIGVLVAQRLSAFGMQVIAYDPYVQAGRAAQMGVRLVDLDTLLAESDFMSVHLPKTPETLGLIGDDELHKVKPSLVLVNAARGGIVDEGALYSALKEGRVAAAGLDVFAKEPCTDSPLFELENVVATPHLGASTDEAQEKAGIAVAKSVRLALSGELVPDAVNVQGGVIAEDVRPGIPLTEKLGRVFTALAGEVAQSLDVEVRGEITEHDVKVLELAALKGVFSDVVTEQVSYVNAPLLAAERGTEVRLVTEADSPDHRNLITLRGTLADGAQVSVSGTLVGIQQRERLVEVNGFDLDIEPTEHLAFFSYADRPGIIGVVGRVLGDAGVNIAGMQVARNAKGGNALVALSVDTAIPAETLADIETTIEADTVRAVDLV, encoded by the coding sequence GTGACCAAGCCTGTCGTGCTCATCGCCGAAGAGCTCAGCCCCGCCACCGTCGAGGCACTCGGCCCCGACTTCGAGATCCGCCACTGCGACGGCGCCGACCGCGCGGCCCTGCTGCCCGCCCTCGCCGGCGTCGACGCGGTGCTGGTGCGCTCGGCCACCAAGGTCGACGCCGAGGCGCTCGCCGCCGCCGACCGCCTCAAGGTGGTCGCCCGCGCCGGCGTCGGCCTCGACAACGTCGACGTCAAGGCCGCGACCCAGGCGGGCGTCATGGTCGTCAACGCGCCGACCTCCAACATCGTCTCCGCCGCCGAGCTCGCCGTGGCCCTCATGCTCGCCGCCGCCCGCAACGTCAGCCCGGCCCACGCCGCGCTGAAGGACGGCGAGTGGAAGCGCTCGAAGTACACCGGCACCGAGCTCTACGAGAAGACCGTCGGCATCGTCGGCCTCGGCCGGATCGGCGTGCTGGTCGCGCAGCGGCTCTCGGCCTTCGGCATGCAGGTCATCGCCTACGACCCCTACGTGCAGGCCGGCCGGGCCGCGCAGATGGGCGTGCGCCTCGTCGACCTCGACACCCTGCTGGCGGAGTCCGACTTCATGTCGGTCCACCTCCCGAAGACGCCGGAGACGCTCGGGCTGATCGGCGACGACGAGCTGCACAAGGTGAAGCCGTCGCTCGTGCTGGTCAACGCCGCCCGCGGCGGCATCGTCGACGAGGGCGCGCTCTACTCCGCGCTGAAGGAGGGCCGCGTCGCCGCGGCCGGCCTCGACGTCTTCGCCAAGGAGCCCTGCACCGACAGCCCGCTCTTCGAGCTCGAGAACGTCGTCGCCACCCCGCACCTCGGCGCCTCCACCGACGAGGCCCAGGAGAAGGCCGGCATCGCCGTGGCGAAGTCGGTGCGCCTGGCGCTGTCGGGCGAGCTCGTGCCCGACGCGGTCAACGTGCAGGGCGGCGTCATCGCCGAGGACGTGCGTCCCGGCATCCCGCTCACCGAGAAGCTGGGCCGCGTCTTCACCGCCCTGGCCGGCGAGGTGGCCCAGAGCCTCGACGTCGAGGTGCGCGGCGAGATCACCGAGCACGACGTCAAGGTGCTCGAGCTGGCCGCCCTCAAGGGCGTCTTCTCCGACGTCGTCACCGAGCAGGTGTCCTACGTCAACGCCCCGCTGCTCGCCGCCGAGCGCGGCACCGAGGTGCGCCTGGTGACCGAGGCCGACAGCCCCGACCACCGCAACCTCATCACGCTGCGCGGCACGCTGGCCGACGGGGCCCAGGTCTCCGTCTCCGGCACCCTCGTGGGCATCCAGCAGCGCGAGCGCCTCGTCGAGGTCAACGGCTTCGACCTCGACATCGAGCCGACCGAGCACCTGGCGTTCTTCTCCTACGCCGACCGCCCCGGGATCATCGGCGTCGTCGGCCGGGTGCTGGGCGACGCGGGCGTCAACATCGCGGGCATGCAGGTGGCGCGCAACGCCAAGGGCGGCAACGCCCTCGTCGCGCTGTCGGTGGACACCGCGATCCCGGCCGAGACCCTCGCCGACATCGAGACGACCATCGAGGCCGACACGGTCCGCGCCGTCGACCTGGTCTGA
- a CDS encoding DMT family transporter, producing the protein MRDLGPPGSSTTTSTTTSTTTSTPASTPDAGPAPHRTLLDVLAVPAMVAVGALVAVQSQLNGDLAQRLGEGARAGVAAATVSFGVGLVVLAVVVAVLRGPRAGVVRLVAAVRSGELRPWLLLGGVAGALLVATQGLTVGTVGVALFTVAVVAGQTSSALVVDRAGLGPSGPRAVSRGRVVGAVVTVAAVVLTVSGRLTGPEGLGAAALALALLPLLAGAAVSWQQAVNGRVSEVAGPVATAVNNFAVGLVALLVLLAATVLLPGELRGPPGLADGWWLYCGGPLGVAFIALTAALVKVHGVLVLGLCVVAGQVVTSVALDAVTGAAEVGPATVAGAVVTLVGVGTGALASRRR; encoded by the coding sequence GTGCGCGACCTCGGCCCTCCCGGCAGCTCGACGACCACCTCGACGACCACCTCGACGACCACCTCGACACCAGCCTCGACGCCGGACGCAGGGCCGGCACCGCACCGCACCCTGCTCGACGTGCTGGCGGTGCCCGCGATGGTCGCGGTGGGCGCCCTGGTGGCGGTGCAGTCGCAGCTGAACGGCGACCTCGCGCAGCGGCTCGGGGAGGGCGCGCGGGCGGGGGTGGCGGCGGCGACGGTGAGCTTCGGGGTGGGCCTGGTCGTGCTCGCGGTGGTGGTCGCCGTCCTGCGAGGGCCCCGCGCCGGGGTGGTGCGGCTGGTGGCGGCGGTGCGCTCCGGCGAGCTGCGCCCGTGGCTGCTGCTCGGCGGCGTCGCCGGCGCGCTGCTGGTCGCCACCCAGGGCCTGACGGTGGGCACCGTCGGGGTGGCGCTGTTCACGGTCGCCGTGGTCGCGGGACAGACCTCGAGTGCGCTGGTGGTGGACCGTGCCGGCCTCGGGCCCTCCGGGCCGCGGGCGGTGAGCCGCGGCCGCGTCGTCGGGGCGGTGGTGACGGTGGCCGCGGTCGTGCTCACGGTCTCCGGCCGGCTGACCGGTCCGGAGGGCCTCGGGGCCGCCGCGCTGGCGCTCGCGCTCCTGCCGCTGCTGGCGGGCGCAGCCGTGTCGTGGCAGCAGGCCGTGAACGGCCGGGTCTCCGAGGTGGCGGGCCCCGTCGCGACGGCGGTCAACAACTTCGCCGTGGGCCTCGTCGCCCTCCTCGTGCTGCTCGCGGCCACGGTCCTGCTCCCGGGCGAGCTCCGGGGCCCGCCCGGCTTGGCCGACGGCTGGTGGCTCTACTGCGGCGGCCCGCTGGGGGTGGCCTTCATCGCCCTCACCGCCGCGCTCGTGAAGGTGCACGGCGTGCTCGTCCTGGGGCTGTGCGTGGTCGCCGGCCAGGTCGTCACCTCGGTCGCCCTCGACGCCGTCACCGGTGCCGCCGAGGTCGGCCCGGCCACGGTGGCCGGCGCAGTCGTCACGCTGGTCGGGGTCGGCACCGGCGCCCTCGCAAGCCGTCGCCGCTGA